From the Coffea eugenioides isolate CCC68of chromosome 1, Ceug_1.0, whole genome shotgun sequence genome, the window CTTCTGAAGTGGAAGTGCAAACACATTGGCATCCTACTTTCTGATATCTCCTGCTGTGCAACAATTTCAGTGTTATGGCTGCTTGGTCTTTCATACTGTTGTTTTTCAAGAATCAGTTGGGATATGAGTCAGacatgcttatgtgtttacgGTTTAGGTTTTGCACCACGGACTTTCTGtgttttcaatcattcaatcccTTTTAAGTGGCCAAGGGCTGATTTACATACTGATGGTCCTCTTCACGGAGATCACCACTCCCTTTGTCAACTTGAGATGGTAAACTATCATCAAGATTTCCCTCAAAAAGCATAGAAAGCCAAAATTTTGGTGGGATTTTATAATTTAGAAAAATGTCATCGTGCTTGCAGGTATCTGGATACCGCTGGTCAGAAGGATTCTAAGCTATATGTTTGCAATGGGTTGGCTTTGTTCTTAGGTTGGCTGGTAATGTTCAAAAAAACATACTTACCATTTTATTTGTCCTTTTTAAGCATCACTGTTTCTCACAATAAGACTTCTGATGCTTCAGGTTGCAAGAATTCTTTTGTTCATGTACTTTTTCGTCCATTTGTTTTCCCATTTTGATCAGGTCAGTTGATATTCATCAATCTGTTGACACATTAAAGAAGCTCCTTCTGCTTACTAGTTGATATTGCAATTATGTCAGATTAGAAATTTGAAGAATATTGACATTTCAGTAATATGACGTGCAATGTTGCTAGAAATAGTATTTGAATGGCTATCGATCTGTATCTTAGTTTTAGCTTGAAGCAGTATGAGCGTTATATTTTTTCTCTTCTTGTATGGTGTACGCTGTTGAAACAATTGAATGTCCTGCTCTGTTTCGCAGCTGGTTACCAGATATAATATGCAGATATGTCCTTCACTTCAGTTCTTTCAAATCTTTTCAGGTTAAGGAAGTGTATACTCTGGGATTTTACAGCTTGCTAACAGTACCTCCTGTGCTTGCAATGATGAATGCATTCTGGTTTTTGAAGATAGCCAGAGGTTTGATAAAGACTTTGACAAGGGCACGATACCGCAAGTAGTATGGCTGCTAGATTGGTGCTTGTGCAGGTGAATATCATCTCAGTTTATTAAAACTGTAGCTGGATCACAGGTCTTGTGTTTTAGGCATAAGTGGATTTTGCTAGAGTTCCATGTTGCATCCTTATAGTAACCCAGTTAGCCAGCTTAAGGTTCAGAGTAAAATGGTGCATATTTATTGATGTCTAAGCCGGCATAACCTCGAGGGTCAGAATGCAGTACTTTGTTGCTTCTTGGGTTCTGATGAAGCAATTAATGCCATGAGCAGCACTAGGATTCAATTACGTCTCAGATTAGTGATTCCTTTATTCGTTTTTGATGAATAGAAAAGgggtttttgatttttttgtgaAGAGTGGGGAGGATGACGTGCTTTGGATGTTCTATCAACTGAGAGAGGTTGGTAGGCTCTCCCTGCTTAACGGCTCGTCTAAACAAGTAATAACACTCTATGAGCAGGGATGCAGTATATAGCATTCATCCACGTCTTCAACAATGGTAAGAAATGATTTCACAGTAGTGTAAAAGGTTGAAACATTTTCTTATGATCCATGCTACTGCATCGTTGTTTTGCATCTTTCTGACCGACCACCCACGATGGTAGTAATCGCTACACGCTTTCTTGCGATTTTGACTGCAGCAAATCTGACGATTAATTCAATTATGGAATCCAAACAGACTTGAAAGACAAAAACAGTTGTGACTGCGTGTTAACATCCTGCCCTGACAGaaatttctttcttccatcGAACCCCTTTTTGGATTTTCCTTAATAAAATGGTTCGCAGTGTCCTCTGCCGCCCCTTCCTTCTGTCCAAACACCAAATAAGCCGGCTACTATTATCAGAGACGCCACCCTGTGGAGTGGATTAAGAAGGTGGAAGTGGACAGCTGAGAAAAATTAATTTCAAGTCTGCGACATCACCTGCCTTTCTTGAACTTCAAACTTGGGCCAATTCAGAACAGTTAgtgggtagaaaaaggaaacccCCCCAAAAACACCTTATTTAATGCATTCATGATGGCATCCCCCTAATGCATTCTTTATGTTGTCTACTGTATTAATTTTCTTTAGAATACTTGAAATGGTATACgtctttgtctttcttttttccccgttaatatatatatatatatatatataaagcaaAAAGTTGGAATGTCATTGGTTCAGGCTCTTTTCGGCTGATAATATAGACCACTCTTGTGGCTCTtattcttcttcaaattcagaCGGATGCGTTGTGCACTTGTCTGGTCCGGTGATAGTTCTGTCCTCATCGATCCCCGTAGGTTCAATTGAGTCTCCTCCTAGTTAGAGTAGGAGTAGAAGTAGGgatgaaaattaacaaaaaaaaaaaaaaattcaaaagaccGGGGGAAAGCCTTTAACCTCAAATGCGATTCGGATTAATTCATCCAAATAGTTAAAAGCAACCCTTGTCGATGATGCGTTTAGTGTCGCTGCTTTGACCGGCGGTATGTTCAGGTTACACCATCATCATAATAATGTCCAAAAATGAATAATAGGAGAATATTGCCCTGTCATACTGGCCtgtgtgtaaatttttttttttttttttttttgggaattacTTACATGCAattccttttcttgtttttttcctCGCAAGTGCGTCATGATTTGGGCTCTTGAATTCCACAACAAATTCCTgtaaccgaaaaaaaaaaacgaaaagaaaaaaaaaagaaagaaaagtagatAGTCATCCTCAACAAAGATGTGGAAAGATCATAGAAGTGAAGGTAGGATATATTATATTAGGTATTTTATCACACCCTAATCGTTACTTGCAATTTCAATTGTGAGTGAGTTTTGAGTTTTGGGAAGAAACTAAAAGGAATGTAAATGTAGAGAAAAAGATGTTATAAGATagcaaaattttctaaataataatattttacttgcatcataaatatattttttaattcacACGGATCACTTTTTTTCGGCGGTTGTGAGAGCCATTCATCCATCCATTGCTCCATCCCTTGTCCACAGCCCAAACTACTCGCAACTCGACTCGCTCTCTTCTGACTTAAATCTTACTCACTCCGCTCAGGTCTCTGTTGTATttctttcctttcattttttctcAGTTTTGGATCTTAACAGTTCTGCACAATTATTAATTATTAGTAGCAGTAGTAATACTTGGTCACTAACGCGAGACACCCCCAGTTACCGTTTAAACggtcttttttttaaaaaaaaaaaataataataataataataaccgTCCTCCGTCATTCTCGAAATTTTAATCATGGATGGGTCCTTGAGATCCATTCCCACCACTGCCCGTTACTGCCACTAACTCCTCTTTCCACCCCCACCCCCGCGCTCCATCACTTTGTCTTCTTcacatcttcttcttcattatCGGCCATGTTTCCATACCTCCATCGCCATCATTCATCATAGCAGTATTAACACCCGACACGCTATACCTATTGATTAACTGATACGTCAAAAAGGAAATATAAAGATTAAAGTAGTTGTAAAGCAATACACACGAATGTGGAGGTGGACTTCTTATAACTTGTTGAAACAGGGCATAGCGGCGGCGGCTACGCGAccgggaggaggaggaggggtaCAATCAGTGTTACGGGGTGGTCGGAGCTGCTTAAGGCCGCGTTTGGATGGCTGTTTTTGTCGTGGGTCTAGAGTGATTGGCTCTTCTTTTTACTCTGCTTCTACTTTTCCTCCTGTGGTCGGTGGTAGCGGCGCCGGCGGAGGAAGGGATggggatgatgatgatgagaatGGGAAGAAGGATAATAACGTCAATGGAGGAGAGAAGATATCGTGTGCGGAGGCGAAGAGGCTGATGAGGCTGGTGAATGTGGAGGCCTTGAAGATGCAGCTTGGGATGGAGAACAAGGAGTTTATTGATTACAAGGACCTTCTTCAGGCTTGCCAGACTATGGGGGTCGCCAAATCCCCCCATGAGGCCGTCGCTTTTGTCGATGTTCTTGATGAGGCCGGCGTCGTTTTGCTCTTCCGAAATAAAGTCTACCTCCATCCCGACAAGGTACTAATTTCCCTTCCCTTCCCTTCCCTTCAAAAAACCACCCGGACCCGTCCCTCTCtgtctctcttgtttttttcaTTTCACCCATTTTAATTACTATAAAAATTGTCCTACATTGTTTTGGgtatgagttttttttttttaagacaaaGAAGGGGTTTTTGGAGATTatggatttgatttgaaattgtGTTTGTGCGGGGCTCAAACTCAATTCAAAGGTACCTTTCTCCTTAGATGTAGTAGTCACGGCATAATAATTACTCagttctcccttttttttttccccctgttTATGGGCTTCCCAGTGCAAGGAAAATTGTTTCGTTCCTTGATTTTTGGAAGATGTAGTTCAACgggaaagggggaaaaaaaaaacagagatcCGGATTCAACATTTGTTAtccccaaaacaaaaaaagggcTATACCTATCTTTACTCGCCAGAAATTTTAGTTTAGACAATCTGCTCTCCTTATCAGGAGCAACTTTAGTTGAAGAGAAGAAGCAGAGACAGGATACCACCATTGAACTCATCCGAGAACGAGTTATGTTTTTCATTGATAGGTCTGTTGCTTTTGTTGTGCCAGAGAGGATACATTGACCTTGAATGCTATAGCAGCTTCATACGTTGAAAGTCTGTTTGAATAACTGTTTATACTTGTGTTCCGACTTGGTCTATTTCACTGCTGCACGTGAACTCTTTCATAATTGATACTTAGGTATCGCATCCAATGGTGTTTGTTCTTTTGTGTTCAGGTGGTCGATTTGGTCAGAAAAGCAGTGCCACTCGCACTCTTGCCTGAAGATGACCCCTGCAAGGATGAGATGAACAAGATGCAGGAGAAGAAGGAGGAAATTGATAGGCTTGCACATAGGCAAGTCCGCTGCATTTTGTGGACTGGGTTGGGGCTTGCTGTGATACAAGTCGGGTTTTTCTTTCGCCTAACCTTCTGGGAATTCTCATGGGATGTCATGGAGCCAATTGCATTTTTCACTACTACGACAGGGATTGTCATTGGTTATGCTTACTTCCTTTTCACTTCAAGAGACCCAACTTACCAAGATTTTATGCAAAGACTTTTTCTCTCAAGGCGGAGGAAACTCTTCAGAAAATATGGTTTTGATATTGAGAAGTTCAAGGAGTTGCAGAAGAAATGCAAATCTCCATTGGATGTCCCTACTGCTGCCAGACATCGTATGGCCTTGCATACAGAGCATGATGATGATCTTCTGCATGGCCATTAACTCACTAATGTCAACTTGTTTCCCTCTGACTCCGTTTTTACTGTTGAGGCATTTACTTACAGATGTTTGTCTTTCTGAACCAAGGAACAACCCCTCTTGTTTCTTTTGAGGTGGTACACTCGTACTGACTGGCTTCCTTGGCCAATTTTTATACTTAGAAGATATATTTACTAAAAATTCTTTAATACAAGTTACTGAAATTCTTCTTTGCATATAGACCAGCAAGTTAACACGGAATCTTTGATTTCCTTGCTCTTCTAATTCTTCTCCGTATATTGAAATGCTGATTATGTTGGAAAATTGATGCTACTATGGAATTAGCTGTTGTGATTCAGCCTTGACATGTACTTCTGTACTGGCCGGACTCGTGAAATTATGAACAGGTAAGGGCCTTGACCTTAATGCATTTGACTAACAGAATGATACCCTGTTGCTTTTGGTTCTAAAACTACTTTTCAGATGCAAAAAGCTCAGATGTTTAGTTT encodes:
- the LOC113775334 gene encoding calcium uniporter protein 6, mitochondrial-like, producing MWRWTSYNLLKQGIAAAATRPGGGGGVQSVLRGGRSCLRPRLDGCFCRGSRVIGSSFYSASTFPPVVGGSGAGGGRDGDDDDENGKKDNNVNGGEKISCAEAKRLMRLVNVEALKMQLGMENKEFIDYKDLLQACQTMGVAKSPHEAVAFVDVLDEAGVVLLFRNKVYLHPDKVVDLVRKAVPLALLPEDDPCKDEMNKMQEKKEEIDRLAHRQVRCILWTGLGLAVIQVGFFFRLTFWEFSWDVMEPIAFFTTTTGIVIGYAYFLFTSRDPTYQDFMQRLFLSRRRKLFRKYGFDIEKFKELQKKCKSPLDVPTAARHRMALHTEHDDDLLHGH